A stretch of the bacterium genome encodes the following:
- a CDS encoding aspartate/glutamate racemase family protein codes for MPRLIYLEAMTGYDARENARRLEILRSYLSPGFTIDTLRPADGPKVLEQPEDFAQMQRAALGAVTGVAPDACGAIIAGGAVDPGLDALRAAARVPVVGPGEASLYLARLLGSRLAILTVEPAVPGAYAMIQHVAAKPDVVVVRPMKTTVRKILADPDEGRRVMREAAAAAIREDKADVLYLGSMTQGTLGITQDLRAQFGVPVLDPLPVSIRTAEQAAAARG; via the coding sequence ATGCCGCGCCTCATCTACCTTGAAGCCATGACCGGATACGACGCACGGGAGAACGCCCGCCGACTCGAGATCCTGCGGTCGTACCTCAGCCCGGGATTCACGATCGACACGCTGAGGCCCGCCGACGGCCCGAAGGTCCTCGAGCAGCCCGAAGACTTCGCGCAGATGCAGCGCGCGGCGCTCGGCGCCGTCACGGGAGTGGCACCCGACGCATGCGGCGCGATCATCGCGGGCGGGGCCGTGGATCCCGGCCTCGACGCGCTGCGGGCCGCAGCCCGCGTGCCGGTCGTCGGACCCGGAGAAGCCTCCCTGTATCTTGCGCGGCTCCTGGGATCTCGGCTCGCGATCCTCACCGTGGAACCCGCCGTGCCCGGCGCCTACGCGATGATCCAGCACGTCGCGGCGAAGCCGGACGTGGTGGTCGTGCGTCCGATGAAGACCACGGTGCGGAAGATCCTCGCCGATCCGGACGAGGGCCGGAGGGTCATGCGCGAAGCCGCAGCCGCGGCGATCCGGGAAGATAAGGCCGACGTGCTCTACCTCGGCTCGATGACCCAAGGCACGCTCGGCATCACGCAGGACCTCCGGGCACAGTTCGGCGTGCCGGTGCTCGACCCGCTGCCCGTCTCGATCCGCACCGCCGAGCAGGCCGCCGCCGCGCGGGGCTAG
- a CDS encoding N-acyl homoserine lactonase family protein, which translates to MPGTYEIYALSPGGRTVDWSTRMYMYPAGETTTSAYFLWLLQGPAGPIVIDTGFTPRLGKAKGVPVEQMRTRDELLATAGVDAAAVPTVILTHLHWDHFDVEGIFPKATFWVNRKELEFWTDYGAAERWHQRFLSDCFASDLAALRSGNRLRLVDGNAEITDGVGVEWVGGHSPGMQIVTVRTGKGPFVIANDALTTYRNLRDWAPPAIHLGAIAECLRGMERIRTLAGGKEDLICPGHDGEVWNRFPEVKPGVYRLA; encoded by the coding sequence ATGCCGGGCACGTACGAGATCTACGCGCTGAGCCCAGGAGGGCGGACCGTGGACTGGTCGACCCGCATGTACATGTACCCGGCGGGCGAGACCACCACCTCCGCATACTTTCTGTGGCTGCTCCAGGGTCCTGCCGGCCCGATCGTGATTGACACGGGGTTCACCCCGCGCCTGGGGAAGGCCAAGGGCGTGCCGGTCGAGCAGATGCGAACGCGGGACGAACTGCTGGCGACGGCCGGCGTGGATGCTGCCGCGGTGCCGACGGTGATCCTGACCCATCTGCACTGGGATCACTTCGACGTCGAGGGCATCTTCCCGAAGGCGACGTTCTGGGTGAATCGCAAAGAGTTGGAATTTTGGACCGACTACGGCGCCGCCGAGCGGTGGCACCAGCGGTTTCTGAGCGATTGCTTCGCCTCCGACCTCGCGGCGCTGCGATCCGGCAACCGACTCCGACTTGTGGACGGCAACGCCGAGATCACCGACGGCGTCGGGGTGGAGTGGGTCGGCGGCCACTCGCCGGGCATGCAGATCGTGACCGTCCGCACGGGGAAGGGGCCGTTTGTGATTGCGAATGACGCGCTCACGACCTACCGCAACCTGCGAGACTGGGCGCCGCCGGCGATCCACCTGGGTGCGATCGCGGAGTGCCTGCGGGGCATGGAACGGATCCGGACGCTCGCGGGCGGTAAAGAGGATCTGATTTGCCCCGGGCACGACGGGGAGGTGTGGAATCGGTTCCCCGAAGTCAAACCGGGCGTGTACCGGCTGGCGTGA
- a CDS encoding TMEM175 family protein yields the protein MEAVYNRFAGQSLERLAALSDGVFAIAMTLLVLDLHVPATEAIHTEHDLWRAVVALTPRLIAYLMSFMTLGIFWIGQQTQLNWLARGDRNVAWIHIAFLLAVSVTPFSTALLAAFITYRVALLAYWITVLLLGVTLYGSWRYVLRAGLLREGTPPDVRASMERRIVVAQALYALGALLCVVSTYWSIAFIVLLQLNFAIAPRLRFLYRV from the coding sequence ATGGAAGCGGTGTACAATCGCTTCGCCGGTCAAAGCCTGGAACGCCTCGCGGCGCTGAGCGACGGCGTGTTCGCGATCGCGATGACGCTGCTCGTGCTCGACCTCCACGTGCCGGCGACCGAGGCAATTCACACCGAGCACGATCTGTGGCGCGCCGTGGTGGCGTTGACGCCGCGGTTGATCGCGTACTTGATGAGCTTCATGACCCTCGGCATCTTCTGGATCGGCCAGCAAACCCAGCTCAACTGGCTCGCTCGTGGGGACCGGAACGTGGCGTGGATCCACATCGCGTTCTTACTCGCGGTGTCGGTCACGCCGTTTTCGACGGCGCTGTTGGCCGCGTTCATCACTTATCGCGTCGCGCTGCTCGCCTACTGGATCACCGTGCTCCTGCTCGGCGTGACGCTCTACGGCAGTTGGCGTTATGTGCTCCGGGCAGGCCTGCTGCGGGAGGGTACGCCGCCGGACGTGCGGGCCTCGATGGAGCGGCGCATCGTGGTCGCGCAAGCGCTGTACGCGCTGGGGGCGCTGCTCTGCGTCGTCAGTACGTATTGGAGCATCGCGTTCATCGTGCTGCTGCAGCTCAACTTTGCGATCGCCCCACGCCTGCGTTTCCTGTACCGTGTTTAA
- a CDS encoding M20/M25/M40 family metallo-hydrolase, whose amino-acid sequence MMFELVKTLTELTGPTGREDEVQEWIARAWGERGLRVERTPIGNVMAHLGGTGPKLLIGAHADEICFRVKSVDDQGFVWLTAGRGLGEQRPPEPTPLGLVAEILTETGIVRGTFVTVTGHVMTRQQRARLEREGTDWMDFYVDIGARTRADAESLGIHPGCPVINAVVTRREGKNIVGKAMDDRAALALMTAMLDGLDRSRLQYDVWFTSTIAEEIGLIGARSAAAGFDVGLIVEVGLAGDIPLVDRRQMPVSLGAGPIVVHKDMTLPYSTVPTRAVIGAARGAGIPFQHAVFQNFSSDGREWIQEGVPTAMVAFPCRYTHSPNETVQESDLVLTADLLRAFVTTPPA is encoded by the coding sequence ATGATGTTTGAGCTGGTCAAAACCCTGACAGAGCTCACCGGGCCGACCGGGCGCGAGGACGAGGTCCAGGAGTGGATCGCGCGCGCGTGGGGCGAGCGCGGCCTCCGCGTGGAGCGCACGCCGATCGGCAACGTGATGGCGCATCTGGGAGGGACGGGGCCGAAGCTCCTGATCGGCGCGCACGCGGACGAGATCTGCTTCCGCGTCAAGAGCGTCGACGATCAGGGCTTTGTGTGGCTGACCGCGGGCCGCGGTCTCGGCGAGCAGCGCCCGCCGGAGCCCACTCCGCTCGGGCTGGTCGCCGAGATCCTGACCGAGACCGGGATCGTTCGCGGGACGTTCGTCACGGTCACGGGGCACGTCATGACCCGGCAGCAGCGCGCCCGCCTCGAGCGTGAAGGTACCGACTGGATGGACTTCTACGTGGACATCGGCGCGCGCACGCGCGCCGACGCCGAATCGCTCGGCATCCACCCGGGCTGCCCGGTGATCAACGCGGTGGTGACGCGGCGCGAGGGTAAGAACATCGTCGGCAAGGCGATGGACGACCGCGCCGCGCTCGCGCTCATGACGGCGATGCTCGACGGGCTCGACCGGTCGCGCCTCCAGTACGACGTCTGGTTCACCTCGACGATCGCGGAGGAAATCGGCCTGATCGGCGCGCGCTCGGCGGCGGCCGGGTTCGACGTCGGGCTGATCGTCGAGGTGGGCCTCGCGGGTGACATTCCGCTCGTCGACCGCCGGCAGATGCCGGTCTCGCTCGGCGCCGGGCCGATCGTCGTGCACAAAGACATGACGCTCCCCTACAGCACGGTGCCGACGCGCGCGGTGATCGGCGCCGCCCGCGGCGCCGGGATCCCGTTCCAGCACGCCGTGTTTCAGAACTTTTCGAGCGACGGCCGCGAGTGGATCCAGGAGGGCGTACCCACGGCGATGGTGGCGTTCCCGTGCCGGTACACGCACAGTCCAAACGAGACCGTGCAGGAGTCGGACCTCGTGCTGACCGCAGACCTGCTGCGTGCGTTCGTCACGACGCCGCCCGCATAG
- a CDS encoding SDR family oxidoreductase, whose translation MAVQGETIAVFGGGRGLGRAVALAGARAGARIVVAARTRADVEAVAAEARALGAEAQAVAADARRSADVEAVLAAADRWGPAGIVVSTVGESLVKPFEQCTLDDWHRVIEGNLTPAFLIAQAAMPRLIARRGGRLVLVSSRVAVNGGAIAAIYGAAKAGVVGLARSLALLGKPYGVAVHAICPAPMDTPMRWAATPEFDRTKVIPAEAVADVILAVAAYPSVTLEDVMVPAAVTYTA comes from the coding sequence ATGGCAGTGCAGGGAGAAACGATCGCGGTCTTCGGAGGCGGACGCGGGCTCGGGCGGGCGGTGGCGCTCGCCGGAGCACGGGCGGGCGCTCGGATTGTCGTGGCCGCGCGGACGCGTGCCGATGTCGAAGCCGTGGCCGCGGAGGCGCGCGCGCTCGGCGCGGAGGCACAGGCGGTCGCCGCGGATGCGCGCCGGTCTGCGGACGTCGAGGCGGTGCTCGCGGCGGCGGACCGGTGGGGCCCTGCGGGGATCGTCGTCAGCACGGTCGGCGAATCCCTCGTCAAACCGTTCGAACAGTGCACGCTCGACGACTGGCACCGCGTCATCGAAGGCAACCTGACGCCGGCGTTTCTGATCGCGCAGGCGGCGATGCCGCGGCTGATCGCGCGCCGCGGAGGCCGCTTGGTGCTCGTCTCGTCGCGCGTCGCCGTCAACGGCGGGGCGATCGCGGCGATCTACGGCGCGGCCAAGGCGGGCGTCGTCGGTCTGGCCCGGTCGCTGGCGCTGCTCGGCAAGCCGTACGGCGTCGCGGTGCACGCCATCTGCCCGGCCCCGATGGATACCCCGATGCGGTGGGCGGCGACGCCGGAGTTCGACCGCACGAAGGTCATCCCCGCGGAGGCCGTTGCCGACGTGATCCTCGCGGTCGCGGCGTACCCGTCGGTCACGCTTGAGGACGTGATGGTGCCGGCGGCGGTGACGTACACCGCGTAG
- a CDS encoding aspartate aminotransferase family protein yields MSRRPEDAWPYEYTSAPAYMARARRVLSGGVNSNIRLAERPAPLVVARGRGAEIEDLDGHTYIDYMLGMGPVILGHGDPRVTDAVVAAVRDGVAFAGQHPLEADVAERLRAAVPSSEVLRCASSGSEAVHAAIRIARAATGRWKVIRFEGHYHGWLDTIFVADRPEPEGPVAPALPGTGGQPASALQDVLVLPWNNLQAVEVAASRYRGQIAAVILEPILCNTGVIPPRPGYLEAIRAWCARDGAVLIFDEVITGFRVALGGAQSLLGVRPDLTVFGKAIANGFPLSAVGGRRDLMEQLGSGAVLHGGTYNGNPPAMAAAKATLEALAAGGGDVYARMTATGRALMEGLRRLGAEVGVPVLVQGSGPVFHMWITDRPAIDEPRVARSEGAVQYAQFAEAILRRGVRVVPGGRWYLSAAHTAEHVTRTLEAARAAFVEVRAGPADVA; encoded by the coding sequence ATGAGCCGTAGACCCGAGGATGCGTGGCCGTACGAATACACGAGTGCCCCCGCGTACATGGCACGCGCGCGCCGGGTGCTCTCCGGCGGCGTCAACAGCAACATCCGTCTCGCGGAGCGCCCGGCCCCGCTCGTGGTCGCGCGCGGGCGGGGGGCCGAGATCGAGGATCTCGACGGCCACACCTACATCGACTACATGCTCGGGATGGGCCCGGTGATCCTCGGGCACGGAGACCCGAGGGTCACCGACGCCGTGGTGGCCGCCGTGCGGGACGGGGTGGCGTTCGCCGGCCAGCATCCGCTCGAGGCGGACGTCGCCGAGCGGCTCCGGGCTGCGGTACCGTCGAGCGAAGTTCTCCGGTGCGCGTCGTCGGGTTCGGAAGCGGTGCACGCGGCCATCCGGATCGCCCGTGCGGCCACGGGGCGGTGGAAGGTCATCCGCTTCGAAGGGCACTACCACGGCTGGCTCGACACGATCTTCGTCGCCGACCGACCCGAGCCGGAAGGGCCGGTCGCGCCGGCCCTCCCGGGCACCGGAGGCCAGCCGGCGAGTGCGCTGCAGGACGTGCTCGTGCTGCCTTGGAACAACTTGCAGGCCGTGGAGGTGGCCGCCTCCCGCTACCGCGGCCAGATCGCGGCGGTGATCCTCGAGCCGATCCTGTGCAACACTGGCGTCATCCCGCCGCGGCCCGGGTACCTCGAAGCGATCCGCGCGTGGTGCGCCCGCGACGGCGCGGTGTTGATCTTTGACGAGGTGATTACGGGCTTTCGCGTGGCGCTGGGCGGCGCCCAGTCGTTGCTCGGTGTCCGTCCGGACCTCACCGTGTTCGGCAAGGCGATTGCGAACGGGTTCCCGCTGAGCGCGGTCGGCGGGCGGCGCGATCTGATGGAGCAACTGGGATCCGGCGCCGTGTTGCACGGCGGTACGTACAACGGCAACCCGCCGGCCATGGCCGCTGCCAAGGCGACGCTCGAAGCCCTCGCCGCCGGCGGCGGCGACGTCTACGCGAGGATGACGGCGACCGGGCGGGCGCTGATGGAGGGGTTGCGTCGGCTCGGGGCGGAGGTCGGCGTGCCCGTGCTGGTGCAGGGGTCGGGGCCGGTGTTTCACATGTGGATCACGGACCGCCCGGCGATCGACGAGCCGCGCGTCGCGAGGAGCGAAGGCGCCGTCCAGTACGCGCAGTTCGCCGAGGCGATATTGCGGCGCGGCGTGCGCGTCGTTCCGGGCGGACGATGGTATCTGAGCGCGGCGCACACCGCGGAACACGTGACACGGACGCTCGAGGCGGCGCGCGCCGCGTTCGTCGAGGTGCGCGCCGGGCCGGCCGACGTGGCCTAG
- a CDS encoding SDR family oxidoreductase translates to MTDNAVEGEFAGQVAIVTGGSQGIGGAIARRLSAGGAAVTICARRADRVSDAVERLRVSGARAHGLVADVRDPADVRRIVDETVREFGRLDVLVNNAGTGQIRDTLTLELDAWRGLIDTHLTGAFLMSQAAARVMIPARRGVILNIGSVFSIRGMPRRAAYCTAKHGLVGLTQALACEWAPHGLRVVALGPGYISTVREMPIDFSGEVVERRTPQGRWGTPEEMAEVAAFLCSPRASFVNGSLTMADGGWVAYGGW, encoded by the coding sequence GTGACGGACAACGCGGTCGAGGGCGAGTTCGCGGGGCAGGTGGCGATCGTGACCGGCGGTAGTCAGGGCATCGGCGGTGCGATCGCCAGACGCCTCAGCGCCGGCGGAGCCGCGGTGACGATCTGCGCGCGCCGCGCCGACCGCGTCTCCGACGCGGTGGAGCGTCTGCGGGTGTCGGGCGCCCGCGCGCACGGGCTCGTCGCGGACGTGCGCGACCCGGCCGATGTCCGGCGGATCGTCGACGAAACGGTGCGGGAGTTTGGCCGGCTGGACGTGCTCGTCAACAATGCCGGGACCGGCCAGATCCGCGACACGCTGACCCTCGAGCTGGATGCGTGGCGCGGTCTCATCGATACGCACCTGACCGGCGCGTTCCTGATGAGTCAGGCCGCCGCGCGCGTGATGATCCCCGCCCGCCGCGGCGTCATCCTCAACATCGGGTCCGTGTTCTCGATCCGGGGGATGCCGCGGCGCGCCGCGTACTGCACCGCCAAGCACGGCCTCGTGGGGCTGACGCAGGCGCTGGCCTGCGAGTGGGCGCCCCATGGCCTGCGCGTCGTCGCGCTCGGTCCCGGCTACATCAGCACCGTCCGGGAGATGCCGATCGACTTCTCGGGCGAGGTGGTCGAGCGGCGCACGCCGCAGGGCCGTTGGGGCACGCCGGAGGAAATGGCGGAGGTCGCCGCGTTTCTCTGCTCGCCGCGCGCGTCCTTCGTCAACGGGTCGCTCACGATGGCAGACGGCGGCTGGGTGGCGTACGGCGGATGGTGA
- a CDS encoding IclR family transcriptional regulator codes for MAALERGLAMLETLAEGPLTLGEVAARTGMPKATAFRSLVTLEGRGFIERGPGGTYHPGLRLIQLAQVAHAIVDLRRVAQPYLQHLHDRSGDTVNLAVWHDRRVVYLDVLPSPRPLRFVETPGSTVPLHATALGKAIGAHIPEPELAKLLRAAGMPRFTARTITTVPRFVAEVRAVRDRRYAIDRQEQAVGAVCVAAPLFDGHGVVGAVSIAAPVARMGARRLGAIAPELLDACAAISRTLGADVTPRARRRVLRVLRPTR; via the coding sequence GTGGCAGCGCTCGAGCGCGGGCTCGCCATGTTGGAGACGCTCGCCGAGGGCCCGCTCACGCTCGGCGAGGTCGCGGCCCGCACCGGTATGCCAAAGGCCACGGCGTTCCGCTCCCTCGTCACGCTGGAGGGTCGCGGCTTTATCGAACGCGGCCCCGGCGGCACGTATCATCCGGGGCTGCGGTTGATTCAGCTCGCCCAGGTCGCGCACGCGATCGTCGACCTCCGCCGCGTGGCGCAACCATACCTGCAACACTTGCATGACCGGTCGGGCGACACCGTGAACCTCGCCGTGTGGCACGATCGCCGCGTGGTGTACCTGGACGTGCTGCCGAGCCCGCGGCCGCTCCGGTTCGTCGAGACGCCCGGAAGCACCGTCCCGCTGCACGCGACTGCGCTCGGCAAGGCGATCGGCGCGCATATCCCGGAACCCGAACTCGCGAAGCTGCTGCGTGCGGCCGGGATGCCGCGCTTCACCGCGCGGACGATCACGACGGTGCCAAGGTTTGTGGCCGAAGTGCGCGCCGTTCGCGACCGCAGGTACGCGATCGACCGGCAGGAACAGGCCGTCGGCGCGGTGTGCGTCGCCGCGCCGCTGTTCGACGGACACGGGGTCGTCGGCGCGGTGAGCATCGCCGCGCCGGTGGCACGCATGGGCGCCCGACGGCTCGGAGCGATCGCGCCCGAGCTGCTCGACGCGTGCGCCGCGATCTCGCGCACCCTCGGGGCAGACGTGACCCCGCGCGCGCGCCGGCGGGTGCTCCGCGTCTTGCGGCCGACACGCTGA
- a CDS encoding M14 family metallopeptidase produces MPHDPIRIPVCEFSLAAVPPGTKRRLRLVIDRLPDGQDLAFPALVARGHAPGKTLLATGAVHGDEYEGPVAIQDVFAALDPRTMRGTFFGVPITNGPAFSTATREGAWDHQNLARIFPGRRDGTPSERVAHAYATYLLTQVDLLLDLHGGGTMYAIHPLAGYHMRPGDLGRVQRAAAIAFGLDLVWGTGGLPGRTLSAAGERGLPAIYVEMPGEGRCRPHDRATAVQGVRNVLAFLGILEGRYPVDPPRYLVETDVQGAGHLQVDHLSPTSGLFVPAIRVWDRVTQGQSLGEVRDPDGTVLADVPAARSGRVLFLRTLPRVVSGDALAFVLAVPGDA; encoded by the coding sequence ATGCCCCATGACCCGATCCGCATCCCCGTCTGCGAATTTTCGCTCGCGGCGGTGCCGCCGGGGACGAAGCGGCGCCTTCGTCTCGTGATCGACCGCCTGCCCGATGGTCAGGACCTTGCGTTTCCGGCGCTCGTTGCGCGTGGGCATGCGCCCGGCAAGACGCTGCTCGCCACCGGGGCGGTGCACGGGGACGAGTACGAGGGCCCGGTCGCGATCCAGGATGTGTTTGCTGCCCTGGACCCGCGCACGATGCGAGGGACGTTCTTCGGTGTGCCCATCACGAACGGCCCCGCGTTCTCCACCGCGACGCGGGAGGGTGCTTGGGACCACCAGAACCTCGCTCGGATCTTCCCCGGCCGCCGCGACGGCACGCCGAGCGAGCGGGTCGCGCACGCGTACGCGACCTACCTGCTAACCCAGGTCGATCTGTTGCTCGACCTTCACGGCGGCGGGACCATGTACGCGATCCATCCGCTCGCCGGCTACCACATGCGACCCGGGGACCTCGGGCGGGTCCAACGCGCCGCCGCGATCGCGTTCGGGCTGGACCTGGTTTGGGGAACCGGCGGCCTGCCCGGCCGGACGCTGTCGGCCGCCGGGGAGCGCGGGTTGCCAGCGATCTACGTCGAGATGCCCGGCGAAGGGCGGTGCCGGCCGCACGACCGGGCCACGGCCGTGCAGGGCGTCCGGAACGTCCTCGCGTTTCTCGGCATTCTCGAAGGCCGCTACCCGGTGGACCCGCCGCGCTACCTGGTTGAGACCGACGTCCAGGGGGCCGGGCACCTCCAGGTGGACCACCTCAGTCCGACGTCCGGCCTGTTCGTGCCCGCGATCCGCGTCTGGGACCGGGTGACGCAGGGCCAGTCGCTCGGTGAGGTGCGAGACCCCGACGGGACGGTGCTTGCCGACGTGCCGGCCGCGCGCAGCGGGCGGGTGTTGTTCCTGCGCACGCTGCCGCGCGTCGTCTCCGGCGACGCCCTCGCGTTCGTGCTCGCGGTGCCCGGGGACGCGTAG
- a CDS encoding M81 family metallopeptidase, whose translation MRIAVATFKQETNTFAPGPSDLDWFKADTFVAGEDVLALARGPRIELAGFLDVLAERGVIPVPLVGAHACSGGPLRHTAFDAILDDLLRRLRAAMPVDAVLLSLHGALVLDDHPDGDGLVLHAVRRLVGPAVPVAASLDLHGHITPEMARSADILVGYKTYPHTDIYETGERTARLLLRRVAGEVRPVTELAKRHLLLSPSSTTTDAPPFRDLMNRTAALEAEGRILAGSLFPVQPWLDVPDLGFAAVVVSDGDRDAARRAAEALCDEAWQRRAEFAPNLPSLDDALGRALAAPRGPVVIGDSGDAPSGGSAGDHAAVLRALLARGVDRSGKTALLTLVDAPAVRAAHAAGVGAAITVPLGHTVNRADGHPVTVTGTVRALGDGTFTMTGPGMTGVAVHQGRIAVLALGGISILLRELPTLEWDPGLFRSVGLEPSQADLVFVKSPSHFRVSYRPIAAELLIAETPGANCCNMEKLVFRHVTRPLYPLDK comes from the coding sequence ATGCGAATCGCCGTCGCCACCTTCAAGCAGGAGACGAACACGTTCGCCCCCGGCCCGAGCGATCTGGATTGGTTCAAGGCCGACACGTTCGTCGCGGGGGAGGACGTGCTCGCGCTCGCCCGTGGGCCGCGGATCGAGCTAGCGGGGTTTCTCGATGTGCTCGCCGAGCGCGGCGTCATCCCGGTGCCGCTCGTCGGCGCCCATGCGTGCTCGGGCGGGCCGCTGCGCCATACGGCGTTCGACGCGATCCTCGACGATCTGCTGCGGCGGTTGCGTGCGGCGATGCCGGTAGACGCGGTGCTGCTGAGCCTCCACGGCGCCCTCGTGCTGGACGACCACCCGGACGGCGACGGGCTGGTGCTGCACGCGGTCCGGCGGCTCGTGGGACCCGCCGTACCGGTGGCCGCAAGCCTCGACCTGCACGGGCACATCACGCCCGAGATGGCCCGGTCCGCCGACATCCTGGTCGGCTACAAGACCTACCCCCATACCGACATCTACGAGACCGGGGAGCGTACGGCGCGCCTCTTGCTGCGGCGGGTCGCCGGCGAGGTGCGGCCGGTCACCGAGCTCGCGAAGCGGCACCTGCTGCTGAGTCCCTCGAGCACGACCACCGATGCGCCGCCGTTCCGGGACCTGATGAACCGGACGGCCGCGCTCGAGGCCGAGGGGCGCATTCTCGCGGGGTCGCTGTTCCCTGTGCAGCCGTGGCTCGACGTCCCGGACCTGGGGTTCGCGGCGGTCGTGGTCTCGGACGGCGACCGGGACGCGGCGCGCCGCGCCGCCGAGGCGCTGTGCGACGAAGCGTGGCAGCGGCGCGCCGAGTTTGCGCCGAACCTGCCGTCCCTCGACGACGCGCTCGGACGCGCCCTAGCCGCTCCTCGTGGGCCGGTCGTGATTGGTGACTCCGGCGACGCCCCGAGCGGCGGGAGCGCCGGCGATCACGCCGCGGTGCTGCGCGCCCTGCTCGCGCGCGGCGTCGACCGGTCGGGCAAGACCGCGCTGCTCACGCTGGTGGACGCGCCGGCCGTGCGTGCCGCGCACGCGGCCGGGGTGGGCGCGGCGATCACGGTGCCGCTCGGCCACACGGTCAACCGCGCCGACGGCCATCCGGTCACCGTCACCGGAACCGTGCGCGCACTCGGCGACGGGACGTTCACGATGACGGGACCAGGGATGACGGGCGTCGCCGTGCACCAGGGGCGGATCGCGGTGCTGGCCCTGGGCGGCATCTCCATCCTCCTCCGCGAGTTGCCGACACTCGAGTGGGATCCCGGGCTGTTCCGCTCGGTTGGGCTGGAGCCGTCACAGGCGGACCTCGTGTTCGTCAAGTCCCCGTCGCACTTCCGCGTCTCGTACCGGCCGATTGCCGCAGAGCTCCTGATCGCGGAGACGCCCGGCGCCAATTGCTGTAACATGGAAAAGCTCGTGTTTCGGCACGTCACGCGGCCACTGTACCCGCTCGACAAGTGA
- a CDS encoding TIGR03619 family F420-dependent LLM class oxidoreductase: MEYGVTLPVAGPVATTEALAAVATRAEALGFTSLWVTDHIVMPLSIQSPYPYTADRRAPWEPTVPYLDAFTALTWAAAVTRRVRLGTSVLVLPMRPPLAVAKTVGTLDFLSGGRVILGVGAGWLEEEFALLGQPFRDRGRRIVEAIRVLKASWARDPVQFDGVFYRFAPFAMDPKPPQGARLPILGGGESDAALGRVAAACDGWHPLGLGPEQVKDGLARLAPLVAHAGRSMEDLFLTARPGVAHPLTRELAARYEVLGVRLLVADISYRQLTLAQSLAELERLARELRLPA; this comes from the coding sequence ATGGAGTACGGTGTCACGTTGCCCGTCGCCGGTCCGGTCGCGACAACCGAGGCGCTCGCCGCGGTCGCGACGCGGGCCGAGGCCCTTGGCTTTACGTCGCTGTGGGTGACCGACCACATCGTGATGCCGCTCTCGATCCAGAGCCCGTACCCCTATACCGCCGATCGGCGCGCGCCGTGGGAGCCGACGGTCCCGTACCTCGACGCGTTCACGGCCCTCACCTGGGCCGCCGCGGTCACGCGCCGAGTCCGCCTCGGCACATCGGTGCTCGTGCTACCGATGCGCCCGCCGCTGGCCGTCGCGAAGACGGTCGGCACGCTCGACTTCCTGTCGGGCGGGCGCGTCATCCTCGGCGTCGGTGCCGGGTGGCTGGAGGAGGAATTTGCGCTGCTCGGCCAGCCGTTTCGTGACCGCGGGCGCCGTATCGTCGAGGCGATCCGGGTGCTGAAGGCGAGTTGGGCCCGCGACCCCGTGCAGTTCGACGGAGTGTTCTACCGATTCGCGCCGTTTGCGATGGACCCGAAGCCGCCGCAGGGCGCGCGCCTTCCGATCCTAGGGGGTGGGGAGAGCGACGCCGCGCTGGGCCGGGTCGCCGCCGCCTGCGACGGCTGGCACCCGCTCGGCCTCGGGCCCGAGCAGGTGAAGGACGGGCTCGCGCGCCTCGCCCCGCTCGTCGCCCACGCCGGGCGTTCCATGGAGGACCTGTTCCTCACCGCCCGGCCCGGGGTGGCCCATCCGTTGACCCGGGAGCTGGCCGCGCGGTACGAGGTGCTCGGGGTTCGCCTCCTGGTCGCGGACATCAGCTATCGTCAACTCACGCTCGCGCAGAGCCTCGCCGAGTTGGAGCGGTTGGCGCGGGAGTTGCGGCTTCCGGCGTGA